In Chloroflexota bacterium, a single genomic region encodes these proteins:
- a CDS encoding protease HtpX, with protein MSWIKTFSLIIVLTVLVILAGGAFGDMQGRIIAAIFAGLMNFIGFWFSDKLALTMAGAKPVTEKDEPRLHAMVADVARMAGLSKPRVYLINNDSPNAFATGRSPSHSVVAVTTGIRSLLSEDELRGVIAHEMAHIKNRDMLVMTTVAVLAGVIAFLATMAQWSLLLGGGRRDSREGGNALGIVALIATIILLPLMATLIRFAISRTREYAADETGARIISNPHALAAGLEKLGSFTSRKPMQATAANEAMAHMYIVNPLGAAEMHAKETGGGMVNLFSTHPPIQERVRRLRAMTLS; from the coding sequence ATGAGCTGGATAAAGACGTTCAGCTTAATCATCGTTCTGACCGTGCTCGTCATCCTCGCCGGCGGCGCCTTCGGCGACATGCAGGGCCGCATCATCGCCGCCATCTTCGCCGGGCTCATGAACTTCATCGGCTTCTGGTTCAGCGATAAGCTGGCCCTCACGATGGCCGGCGCCAAGCCCGTCACTGAAAAGGACGAGCCGCGCCTCCACGCCATGGTCGCCGATGTCGCCCGCATGGCCGGCCTGTCCAAGCCCCGCGTCTACCTCATCAACAACGATTCCCCCAACGCCTTCGCCACCGGCCGCAGCCCCAGCCATTCCGTCGTCGCCGTCACCACCGGTATCCGCAGCCTCCTCTCGGAAGATGAGCTTCGCGGCGTCATCGCCCATGAGATGGCCCACATCAAGAACCGCGATATGCTCGTCATGACCACCGTAGCCGTTCTGGCGGGCGTCATCGCCTTCCTCGCCACCATGGCCCAGTGGTCCCTTCTCCTCGGCGGCGGCCGCCGCGATAGCCGCGAAGGCGGCAACGCCCTCGGCATCGTCGCCCTCATCGCCACCATCATCCTCCTCCCCCTCATGGCCACCCTCATCCGCTTCGCCATCTCCCGCACCCGTGAGTACGCCGCCGATGAGACAGGCGCGCGGATCATCAGCAACCCCCACGCACTGGCCGCAGGCCTGGAGAAGCTCGGCAGCTTCACCAGCCGAAAACCCATGCAGGCCACCGCCGCCAATGAGGCCATGGCCCACATGTACATCGTCAACCCCCTGGGCGCTGCCGAGATGCACGCCAAGGAGACCGGCGGCGGCATGGTCAACCTCTTCTCCACCCACCCGCCTATCCAGGAGCGCGTCCGACGCCTCCGCGCCATGACCCTGAGCTAA
- a CDS encoding SDR family oxidoreductase, whose protein sequence is MRLHNKIAIITGAADGIGRGAAIKFAKEGADSLLVDLNEAGLRETAASVAKLGRKATILVQDITTPDAAEKIVQRAVADFGRLDILVNNAGVSMGGFFTDIPPEILDRVIAVNLIAPFVISQAAARYWIANKIHGRIVSTSSINAETVQGNSTAYCASKGGVRMLTKGAAVDLGPRQITVNAVGPGHTITGMTRKHMGTQWEREGIERSALKRLGTAEDIANAIAFLASDEASYVTGQTLYVEGGRTIQPPPYPAS, encoded by the coding sequence ATGCGCCTCCACAACAAGATCGCCATCATCACCGGCGCTGCCGATGGCATCGGCCGCGGCGCCGCCATCAAGTTCGCCAAGGAAGGCGCCGATTCCCTCCTGGTGGACCTGAACGAAGCGGGCCTCCGCGAAACAGCCGCCTCCGTCGCCAAACTCGGGCGCAAGGCCACCATCCTCGTGCAGGACATCACCACGCCCGACGCTGCTGAAAAGATCGTTCAGCGCGCCGTCGCCGATTTCGGCAGGCTGGATATCCTGGTAAACAACGCCGGCGTCTCCATGGGCGGCTTCTTCACCGATATCCCCCCGGAAATCCTGGACCGCGTCATCGCCGTCAACCTCATCGCCCCGTTCGTCATCTCCCAGGCCGCCGCCCGCTACTGGATCGCCAACAAGATCCACGGGCGCATCGTCAGCACCTCCTCCATCAATGCCGAGACCGTGCAAGGCAACTCCACCGCCTATTGCGCCTCAAAGGGCGGCGTGCGTATGCTCACCAAGGGCGCCGCCGTGGACCTGGGCCCGCGCCAGATCACCGTCAACGCCGTCGGCCCCGGGCACACCATCACCGGCATGACGCGCAAACACATGGGCACTCAGTGGGAGCGGGAAGGCATCGAGCGGTCCGCCCTCAAGCGCCTCGGCACGGCCGAAGATATCGCCAACGCCATCGCCTTCCTCGCCTCGGATGAGGCCTCCTATGTCACCGGCCAGACCCTCTATGTGGAAGGCGGCCGCACCATCCAGCCTCCGCCATACCCCGCAAGCTGA
- a CDS encoding SDR family oxidoreductase produces the protein MRLHGKTAIITGAADGIGRGIAIKFAKEGADSLLVDLNRAGVEETARLAGAHGYTPKTMVADVSNRSLQGQIIQRAVDEFGVLDILVNNAGVVFVAPFQDFPVDKLHRIMEVNLKAPFLLAQHAARYWIANKRGGRIVSTSSINAESIQPNSAAYAASKGAIRMLTKAMAFDLGPHNITCNAVGPGHTRTGMTRPGLAADPNRERLNASVIPMRRIGEPEDIANAVAFLASDEASYVTGQTIYVEGGRIIWA, from the coding sequence ATGCGCCTCCACGGCAAAACAGCGATCATCACCGGCGCGGCCGATGGCATCGGCCGCGGCATCGCCATCAAGTTCGCCAAGGAGGGCGCCGATTCCCTTCTGGTGGACCTGAACAGGGCCGGCGTGGAGGAGACCGCCCGCCTCGCCGGAGCCCACGGCTATACGCCCAAGACCATGGTGGCTGACGTCAGCAATCGCTCGCTCCAGGGGCAGATCATCCAGCGCGCCGTGGACGAATTCGGCGTCCTGGATATCCTCGTCAACAATGCAGGCGTTGTCTTCGTCGCCCCCTTCCAAGACTTCCCTGTGGACAAGCTCCACCGCATCATGGAGGTCAACCTCAAGGCGCCGTTCCTCCTCGCCCAGCACGCTGCGCGCTACTGGATCGCCAATAAGCGCGGCGGGCGCATCGTCAGCACCTCCTCCATCAATGCGGAATCCATTCAGCCCAACTCCGCCGCCTATGCCGCCTCCAAGGGCGCCATCCGCATGCTCACCAAGGCCATGGCCTTCGATCTCGGCCCCCACAACATCACCTGCAACGCCGTCGGCCCCGGCCATACGCGCACCGGCATGACCCGGCCGGGCCTCGCCGCCGACCCGAACCGCGAGCGCTTGAATGCCTCCGTCATCCCCATGCGGCGCATCGGCGAGCCCGAAGACATCGCCAACGCCGTCGCCTTCCTCGCCTCGGACGAAGCCTCCTACGTCACCGGGCAGACCATCTATGTGGAAGGAGGGCGCATCATCTGGGCCTAA
- a CDS encoding 4-oxalocrotonate tautomerase: MPIVRVEMWTGRTQEQKAELAKEITNAVARIAKTSPDHTIVIFDDIDKSNWAEGGILASDGK; this comes from the coding sequence ATGCCCATCGTTCGAGTGGAGATGTGGACCGGCCGCACCCAAGAGCAGAAGGCCGAACTCGCCAAGGAAATCACGAACGCCGTCGCCCGCATCGCCAAGACTTCGCCCGACCACACCATCGTCATCTTCGATGACATAGACAAGTCCAACTGGGCCGAAGGCGGCATCCTCGCCTCGGATGGCAAATAA